One window of Gymnogyps californianus isolate 813 chromosome 10, ASM1813914v2, whole genome shotgun sequence genomic DNA carries:
- the HES1 gene encoding transcription factor HES-1 encodes MPADLMEKSSASPVAATPASVNATPDKPKTAAEHRKSSKPIMEKRRRARINESLGQLKTLILDALKKDSSRHSKLEKADILEMTVKHLRSLQRAQMTAALSTDPTVLGKYRAGFSECMNEVTRFLSTCEGVNTEVRTRLLGHLASCMTQINAMNYPAPPPPPPLPPAAAFGPPLVPPGGGAGPLPGMPCKPGADAAKVYGGFQLLPASDGQFAFLIPSTAFAPSGAVLPLYGGPPTAATAASPPGPPPGTADSVWRPW; translated from the exons ATGCCGGCCGACCTGATGGAGAAGAGCAGCGCCTCGCCGGTGGCCGCCACCCCCGCCAGCGTCAACGCGACGCCCGACAAGCCGAAGACGGCGGCGGAGCACCGGAAG TCTTCCAAGCCCATCATGGAGaagcggcggcgggcgcgcaTCAACGAGAGCCTGGGGCAGCTGAAGACGCTCATCCTGGACGCGCTGAAGAAGGAT AGCTCGCGGCACTCCAAGCTGGAGAAGGCCGACATCCTGGAGATGACCGTCAAGCACCTGCGGAGCCTCCAGCGAGCCCAGATGACTG CCGCCCTGAGCACAGACCCTACGGTGCTGGGCAAGTACCGCGCCGGCTTCAGCGAGTGCATGAACGAGGTGACGCGGTTCCTCTCCACCTGTGAAGGCGTCAACACTGAGGTGCGCACCCGGCTTCTGGGCCACCTGGCCAGCTGCATGACCCAGATCAACGCCATGAACTACCCTGCaccccccccaccgcccccgcTGCCACCAGCCGCAGCCTTTGGGCCACCCCTGGTGCCACCGGGCGGTGGCGCGGGGCCGCTCCCGGGCATGCCCTGCAAGCCGGGCGCCGATGCAGCCAAGGTGTACGGtggcttccagctgctgccGGCTTCTGACGGGCAATTCGCCTTCCTCATCCCCAGCACTGCCTTTGCTCCCAGCGGTGCTGTGCTGCCCCTGTACGGTGGCCCGCCCACggctgccactgctgcctcGCCGCCTGGCCCGCCGCCGGGCACAGCCGACTCGGTCTGGAGACCCTGGTGA